One window of the Zea mays cultivar B73 chromosome 3, Zm-B73-REFERENCE-NAM-5.0, whole genome shotgun sequence genome contains the following:
- the LOC109944834 gene encoding transcription initiation factor TFIID subunit 8, with amino-acid sequence MSGASGSGDDFGRAVARAAVAQALEAAGFDCAHRSAVDAVVDILLRYITHLGRSAAFHANLAGRALANELDVIQALEEVGADTDGFAGAAATGHCLVSSGVVRDLMAFVDSKDEVPFARPLPRFPVQRVQPQPTASLAVAGRETGMRHVPEWLPVFPDPHTYVSTEVWVEPPATKDRVDKVEQVRQRRKAEKSLLSLQQRLAMAGADGFRPVAAVAQDNAEKGKEIQAAGTKRNPFLEPALPPGEKYVSEVDMPPEKKKPSVLEAFAPAIQARTIKEFDAGAGLDQNQRNIVPKERARVHLKIGFGKKPFAAALNSRALDLREDPSFLKEEAKDDKKRRAGMILRASMENPQELPQL; translated from the coding sequence ATGAGCGGAGCCAGCGGCAGCGGGGACGACTTCGGGCGGGCGGTGGCGCGTGCCGCAGTGGCGCAGGCGCTGGAGGCCGCGGGGTTCGACTGCGCGCACCGCTCCGCGGTGGACGCGGTCGTCGACATCCTCCTGCGCTACATCACGCACCTGGGTCGGTCCGCCGCCTTCCATGCCAACCTCGCCGGACGCGCGCTCGCCAACGAGCTTGACGTCATCCAGGCGCTCGAGGAGGTCGGCGCCGACACGGACGGCTTCGCCGGCGCGGCGGCCACGGGCCACTGCCTCGTCAGCTCCGGCGTCGTCAGGGACCTTATGGCGTTCGTTGACTCCAAGGACGAGGTGCCGTTCGCGCGTCCGCTGCCTAGGTTCCCCGTCCAGCGCGTGCAGCCGCAGCCCACTGCCAGCTTGGCGGTGGCGGGGCGGGAGACTGGGATGAGGCACGTGCCGGAGTGGTTGCCCGTGTTCCCGGATCCGCACACGTATGTGAGTACGGAGGTGTGGGTTGAGCCACCGGCGACCAAGGACAGGGTTGACAAGGTGGAGCAGGTGCGGCAACGGAGGAAGGCTGAGAAGTCCCTGCTCAGCTTGCAGCAAAGGCTGGCTATGGCAGGTGCGGATGGGTTTCGTCCAGTAGCTGCTGTGGCGCAGGATAACGCAGAGAAGGGGAAGGAGATACAGGCAGCTGGGACAAAGAGAAACCCATTTCTTGAGCCAGCATTGCCGCCTGGAGAGAAGTATGTATCTGAGGTTGATATGCCTCCTGAAAAGAAGAAACCCTCTGTCCTTGAGGCATTTGCGCCAGCTATCCAAGCTAGAACCATCAAAGAGTTCGATGCTGGGGCAGGGTTGGATCAAAATCAAAGGAACATCGTTCCAAAGGAGAGGGCTCGGGTGCATCTTAAGATTGGATTTGGAAAGAAGCCATTTGCTGCAGCTCTGAACTCAAGAGCCCTGGACCTGAGGGAAGATCCTTCATTCCTGAAAGAGGAAGCAAAGGATGACAAGAAGCGGAGAGCAGGCATGATATTAAGGGCATCGATGGAGAACCCACAAGAACTTCCTCAGCTCTAA